The following are encoded in a window of Arvicanthis niloticus isolate mArvNil1 chromosome 1, mArvNil1.pat.X, whole genome shotgun sequence genomic DNA:
- the Ehbp1l1 gene encoding EH domain-binding protein 1-like protein 1 isoform X3 produces the protein MTSVWKRLQRVGKRAAKFQFVACYHELVLECTKKWQPDKLVVVWTRRNRRICSKAHSWQPGIQNPYRGTVVWMVPENVDILVTLYRDPHVDQFETKEWTFIIENESKGQRKVLATVDVNLAHHAGPMPAQVPLRLRLKPKSVKVVHAELSLTLSGVLLREGRATDDDMQSLASLMSVKPSDVGNLDDFAESDEEEANGPGAHQVQARGPQSGRGCALRLGRFPDLSRELKTLCEEDNEGHIQPQQAAARPSSAEDTSPAPVSAPEPPARAFRGQGSEPAAIAGGQVGPDAPRPPPSPPETRSTGQPGQNMVPTPAPRLRKGSDAPLSPVPCGGDEVPSTSEDSLTGMGSSGEIQAQISSQEGTGAHGARPEPDIEVTGSKDAPGGERSKVEEGDTEDRPGASGAGNREKNTKRLYTTAGKAEESSKLHQVDAEQKSKVQHRATEGTEAAGLMPKGRLGETPEAPPRSAQRRMGVRTQEEAPSDLNPPPAEPEEHLGDLRDARPAGQEKGNAEVRGKVPATGRTGLEQGPSAGAASAGPQVSCFQGVPAVGQGVVSRGQRAQEAEVGEPRVLETEAEWVPWEVMGIPKTDTGMPESPDMEMGTAEPELLVAQESEAARSEVLDSEATGTAESEVLRTQDKGIVVLEMLRTGAEIREPREFAIQNTEVGGSTVPDTKTVTAETKVLESQGVADGGASVLKIQAETLGAQKTEAGEAEAGILESQKVAAEGLEAPAVEEEVAESDKLGVQETEVGNWRIPRTETDTTGTETLGIHKIAFEGSRPPQMQSRIVGDQETDVSVMETAEDAILGTQEISASRGVFLIEAEIPESKIDRSLETEEEHLGVLEVDTGTAEAKIVGTPESAPGIWKVLGIGTEVARVLEDESGSSEVPEIEAETLEAKELSGSSVALRVVSEIPESKIVEAQKTEVGGTGKSQTEVRWAEAEILKTQEISSEASGVPKLEAKMEESEILGTQERKMEIWEIPEVETVNSELFGTQKGSDIPELEAKTVKSKILDTQETEVRDLGLLQGEAEKTGTELLESQKTEAKTARAQELGDSGISSPETEALRAKQTEIIVLESGEVKTDGLGVQKPISWEALKCEAFDIPMTKQGLSGAKEGVPDVSRVQEPETEVLGIVEAKSWILGQHETEMEGFKSPENKSDIFEAQEAESGALGTMKGKEADESLKEASLNKAQVASEAGAGVPRPSGASSPEEPEEDRRLPGSQAPPALVSSSQSLLEWCQEVTNGYRGVCITNFTTSWRNGLAFCAILHRFYPDKIDYFSLDPLNIKQNNKQAFDGFAALGVSRLLEPADMVLLSVPDKLIVMTYLCQIRAFCTGQELQLVQLEGGGGSGTYRVGNAQPSLPDCLDAGDLAQRLREHGAEVPTEPKEAVNHGTGAIPKVASRDTDLGCSSKDGETEVAQEAIPQETPSVGPRARSSTSPVVPAEGLVNGMGVPGGVSGVRLRRSSVNGEAGPVPPPRAHGSFSHVRDADLLKKRRSRLRNSNSFSVDDQDSGAAVGAGPAGPGAVEGPNPDSSLDSGPLTATAPQPPPSGSPPTEESSPSPAEEAGLQRFQDTSQYVCAELQALEREQGQIDGRAAEVEKQLRSLMESAALPCQEASLVTVLA, from the exons GCAGCCCGACAAGCTGGTGGTGGTATGGACGCGGCGGAACCGACGTATCTGCTCCAAG GCCCACAGCTGGCAGCCTGGCATCCAGAACCCATACCGTGGCACCGTGGTGTGGATGGTTCCTGAGAACGTGGACATCTTGGTGACCTTGTACAGG GACCCTCATGTGGACCAGTTTGAAACCAAAGAATGgacttttattattgaaaat GAGTCCAAAGGACAGCGGAAGGTACTGGCCACAGTTGATGTGAACCTGGCCCACCATGCAGGGCCCATGCCCGCTCAGGTTCCGCTTCGATTGCGGCTGAAGCCCAAATCTGTGAAGGTGGTGCATGCTGAACTAAGCCTCACCCTTTCTGGGGTGCTGCTGCGTGAGGGCCGTGCCAC GGACGATGACATGCAGAGTCTGGCCAGTCTCATGAGTGTGAAGCCTAGTGATGTGGGAAACTTGGATGACTTCGCTGAGAGCGATGAGGAGGAAGCTAACGGCCCTGGGGCTCATCAAGTCCAGGCTCGAGGCCCCCAGTCAG GCCGGGGCTGTGCCCTGAGACTGGGGCGTTTCCCAG ATCTGTCTAGAGAGCTGAAGACACTTTGTGAAGAAGATAATGAAGGCCACATACAGCCCCAGCAGGCAG CTGCCAGACCCTCTAGTGCTGaagacaccagccctgcccctGTGAGTGCCCCTGAGCCCCCGGCCAGGGCCTTCCGGGGCCAGGGATCAGAACCAGCTGCTATAGCCGGGGGCCAGGTGGGGCCTGACGCCCCAAGgcccccaccatccccaccaGAGACAAG GTCCACTGGGCAGCCAGGCCAGAACATGgtccccaccccagcccctcgGCTCCGGAAAGGCTCTGATGCACCCTTGTCCCCAGTTCCCTGTGGCGGGGATGAGGTCCCCAGTACCTCAGAGGATTCTCTAACAGGAATGGGTTCTTCTGGGGAGATCCAGGCTCAGATAAGCTCTCAGGAAGGGACAGGGGCCCATGGAGCCAGGCCAGAACCAGACATTGAAGTCACAGGCTCCAAAGATGCTCCGGGAGGAGAAAGATCCAAAGTTGAAGAGGGAGACACTGAGGACAGGCCAGGGGCTAGTGGGGCAGGAAATAGAGAGAAGAACACTAAGAGGTTATACACCACAGCTGGCAAGGCTGAAGAGAGCTCAAAACTTCATCAAGTAGATGCTGAGCAGAAGTCAAAGGTACAACATAGAGCCACAGAGGGAACAGAGGCTGCAGGGCTGATGCCCAAGGGAAGACTCGGGGAAACTCCTGAGGCCCCTCCTAGGAGTGCTCAGAGGAGGATGGGGGTTAGGACCCAAGAAGAGGCTCCCAGTGACCTGAACCCACCTCCAGCTGAGCCTGAAGAGCATCTAGGGGACCTCAGGGATGCCAGGCCTGCAGGCCAGGAGAAAGGAAATGCAGAGGTGAGGGGTAAAGTCCCTGCTACTGGGAGGACAGGCCTGGAGCAGGGCCCCTCTGCTGGAGCAGCAAGTGCTGGGCCCCAGGTGagctgctttcagggagtcccagcAGTTGGCCAAGGGGTGGTATCTAGAGGTCAGAGGGCCCAGGAAGCAGAAGTTGGGGAACCAAGGGTTCTAGAAACAGAGGCTGAGTGGGTGCCTTGGGAGGTCATGGGGAtaccaaagacagacactgggATGCCAGAGTCCCCAGATATGGAGATGGGCACAGCAGAACCTGAATTATTGGTGGCCCAAGAGTCAGAAGCAGCAAGATCAGAGGTCCTGGATTCAGAGGCTACTGGAACAGCAGAGTCTGAGGTGTTGAGGACCCAGGATAAAGGGATTGTTGTTCTGGAGATGCTGAGGACAGGGGCTGAGATAAGGGAGCCTAGGGAATTTGCAATCCAGAACACAGAAGTTGGGGGTTCTACAGTTCCAGATACAAAAACAGTGACAGCAGAAACTAAAGTATTAGAATCCCAGGGGGTAGCAGATGGTGGGGCTAGTGTGCTGAAAATCCAGGCTGAGACATTGGGAGCCCAGAAGACagaggctggggaggcagaggctggaataCTGGAGTCCCAGAAGGTAGCAGCTGAAGGTTTGGAGGCcccagcagtggaggaggaggtggcagaGTCTGATAAATTGGGGGtgcaggagacagaggtggggaaTTGGAGGATTCCAAGAACAGAGACTGACACAACAGGAACTGAAACATTGGGGATCCACAAAATAGCATTTGAGGGCTCAAGACCCCCACAGATGCAATCTAGAATAGTAGGGGACCAGGAGACAGATGTTTCAGTGATGGAGACAGCAGAAGATGCTATACTGGGGACCCAGGAGATATCAGCAAGTCGTGGAGTATTTTTGATAGAAGCTGAGATACCAGAATCCAAGATTGACAGGTCcctggagacagaggaggaacaTTTAGGGGTTCTAGAGGTAGATACTGGGACAGCAGAAGCCAAGATCGTAGGGACACCAGAGAGTGCACCAGGGATTTGGAAGGTGCTGGGAATAGGAACTGAGGTAGCTAGGGTCTTGGAAGACGAGTCTGGCTCTTCAGAAGTTCCAGAGATAGAAGCTGAGACACTAGAGGCCAAGGAGCTATCTGGGAGTTCTGTGGCACTGAGAGTAGTGTCCGAGATACCAGAATCTAAGATTGTAGAGGCCCAGAAGACAGAGGTGGGAGGCACTGGGAAATCACAGACAGAGGTTAGATGGGCAGAGGCTGAAATACTGAAAACCCAGGAAATCTCATCTGAGGCTTCAGGAGTTCCAAAGTTGGAAGCTAAGATGGAAGAGTCTGAGATACTGGGAACCcaggagagaaaaatggagatTTGGGAGATCCCAGAGGTAGAGACAGTGAATTCTGAGTTATTTGGGACCCAGAAGGGCTCAGACATCCCAGAACTAGAAGCTAAAACAGTAAAGTCTAAGATTCTGGAcacccaggagacagaagtaAGGGACTTGGGGCTTCTTCAAGGAGAGGCTGAGAAAACAGGAACTGAACTGTTAGAAtcccagaagacagaagcaaagacaGCTAGGGCCCAAGAACTAGGGGATTCTGGGATCTCCAGTCCAGAGACTGAGGCACTGAGGGCCAAGCAGACAGAAATTATAGTTTTGGAGTCTGGGGAGGTAAAGACTGACGGTTTGGGGGTCCAGAAGCCTATATCTTGGGAAGCTCTTAAATGTGAGGCCTTCGACATTCCCATGACTAAGCAAGGGCTTTCTGGGGCCAAGGAAGGTGTGCCAGATGTATCCAGGGTACAAGAGCCAGAAACTGAAGTTTTGGGGATAGTAGAGGCCAAATCTTGGATTTTGGGACAACACGAAACAGAGATGGAGGGGTTTAAGTCTCCAGAGAATAAATCTGATATTTTTGAGGCCCAGGAAGCAGAATCTGGGGCCTTGGGAACCATGAAGGGGAAAGAAGCTGATGAAAGTCTCAAGGAGGCCAGCCTGAATAAGGCACAAGTGGCCAGCGAGGCAGGGGCTGGGGTACCCAGGCCCTCAGGGGCCTCTTCCCCAGAGGAgcctgaagaggacaggaggcTGCCGGGCAGCCAG GCACCACCTGCCCTGGTCAGCTCCAGCCAGTCCCTATTGGAGTGGTGCCAAGAGGTCACCAATGGTTACCGTGGTGTCTGCATCACCAATTTCACCACATCCTGGCGCAATGGCCTGGCCTTCTGTGCTATTTTACATCGATTCTACCCAGACAAGAT CGACTACTTCTCACTAGACCCACTCAACATCAAACAGAACAACAAGCAG GCTTTTGATGGCTTCGCTGCCCTGGGTGTGTCTCGGCTGCTCGAGCCAGCGGACATGGTGCTTCTGTCCGTACCTGACAAGCTCATCGTCATGACGTACCTGTGCCAGATCCGTGCCTTCTGCACTGGGCAGGAGCTGCAACTGGTGCAACTGGAGGGCGGCGGTGGCTCTGGCACATATCGTGTGGGTAACGCCCAGCCGAGCCTGCCAGACTGCCTGGACGCAGGAGACCTGGCGCAGCGGCTACGGGAGCATGGGGCTGAAGTGCCCACGGAGCCCAAGGAGGCTGTGAACCACGGGACTGGGGCAATACCCAAGGTGGCCTCCAGGGACACGGACCTGGGCTGCTCCTCTAAAGATGGGGAGACCGAGGTTGCCCAGGAAGCCATACCCCAAGAGACACCCTCTGTCGGCCCTAGAGCCAGGTCGTCCACATCCCCCGTGGTCCCCGCAGAGGGACTGGTGAACGGAATGGGAGTCCCGGGTGGTGTGAGTGGTGTGAGACTGAGACGGTCCTCTGTCAATGGGGAGGCTGGACCAGTACCTCCACCCCGAGCACATGGCTCTTTCTCCCACGTACGTGATGCGGATTTGCTAAAGAAGAGGCGATCCAGGCTGAGGAATAGCAACtccttctctgtggatgaccaGGACTCTGGAGCTGCAGTTGGAGCAGGGCCTGCAGGACCTGGGGCTGTG GAAGGCCCAAACCCTGACTCCAGCCTCGACTCTGGCCCACTTACAGCCACAGCGCCACAGCCGCCACCCA GTGGGAGCCCCCCTACTGAGGAGTCATCCCCTAGCCCGGCGGAAGAGGCTGGCCTG cAACGGTTCCAGGACACAAGTCAGTACGTGTGCGCAGAGCTGCAAGCCCTGGAACGGGAGCAGGGACAGATAGACGGGAGGGCCGCTGAGgtggagaagcagctgaggagCCTCATGGAATCAG CTGCTCTGCCCTGCCAGGAGGCATCTCTGGTGACTGTCCTGGCCTGA